A stretch of the Arachis stenosperma cultivar V10309 chromosome 6, arast.V10309.gnm1.PFL2, whole genome shotgun sequence genome encodes the following:
- the LOC130932425 gene encoding vacuolar protein sorting-associated protein 36 has translation MSGNFLPPVQLTASGRPVLQRNEVECFYLSSVDLISEDEPTNIPFPNLKSGLLILTSHRLLWISDSSSSESTGAFAVPLAAISHIFSHKKSIKSMFASPRIRFQLLLTPDGRVSGHGSRSVVATIVLRGKGDCDAFLAKFWENWRTRAWEDDGPVPGSSSNSGSAPASSGIYSSDGTVRMVGVAGILRKEQEMWESTDKSLQDAFQDLNALMSKAKEMVMLAEKMRQKLLSGSTSQTNASNDEEMGTKEEMQDWLLSVGIISPVTKESAGAMYHQQLSRQLADFVKVPLERAGGIVNLIDIYCLFNRARGTELISPDDLLQACSLWEKFDVPVVLRKFDSGVMVIQNKSHSDEEVFTKIKVLVMKPDTLRAGISASDAARTLGVAPAMAKEHLLSAESKGLLCRDISPDGFRFYINLFTEIDRDDLHLVKDHGIYATWVRANHAPQ, from the exons ATGTCCGGTAACTTCCTGCCGCCGGTGCAGCTCACCGCAAGCGGCCGTCCGGTTCTCCAACGGAACGAAGTCGAATGCTTCTATCTCTCTTCTGTGGACCTTATCTCCGAAGACGAACCCACCAACATCCCCTTCCCTAATCTCAAATCGGGCCTCCTTATCCTTACCAGCCACCGCCTCCTCTGGATTTCCGATTCTTCCTCCTCCGAATCGACCGGCGCCTTTGCCGTCCCCCTCGCCGCAATCTCCCACATTTTCTCCCACAAGAAGTCCATCAAGTCCATGTTTGCTTCGCCGAGGATCCGCTTCCAGCTGTTGCTGACGCCGGACGGTAGGGTTTCGGGCCACGGTTCGAGATCGGTGGTAGCAACGATTGTTTTGAGGGGCAAGGGGGACTGTGATGCCTTCCTCGCCAAGTTTTGGGAGAATTGGCGCACCAGGGCCTGGGAGGATGACGGGCCTGTTCCGGGCTCCAGTTCGAATTCAGGTTCGGCTCCGGCTTCGAGTGGTATTTATTCGAGCGATGGGACTGTGAGGATGGTGGGAGTGGCAGGGATACTGAGGAAGGAGCAGGAGATGTGGGAGAGTACTGATAAGAGCTTGCAGGATGCATTTCAAGATTTGAATGCTCTCATG AGCAAGGCCAAAGAGATGGTAATGCTAGCAGAGAAAATGAGGCAAAAACTTTTGTCTGGCTCAACTTCTCAAACCAATGCATCTAATGATGAGGAGATGGGTACGAAGGAAGAGATGCAAGATTGGTTGTTGAGTGTTGGTATAATATCCCCCGTTACCAAAGAGTCTGCGGGTGCTATGTATCATCAACAGTTATCCCGTCAG TTGGCAGATTTTGTCAAAGTTCCACTTGAGAGAGCTGGAGGAATAGTCAATCTTATTGATATTTATTGTCTCTTCAATCGCGCTCGTGGCACAG AGTTAATCTCACCAGATGATTTGTTACAAGCATGTTCCCTGTGGGAGAAGTTTGATGT CCCCGTGGTTCTACGCAAGTTTGACAGTGGAGTCATGGTAATACAGAATAAGTCCCACAGTGATGAGGAG GTTTTCACTAAAATCAAGGTGCTTGTTATGAAGCCTGATACTCTTCGGGCTGGGATAAGTGCTAGTGATGCTGCAAGGACACTTGGAGTTGCCCCAGCAATGGCGAAGGAGCATCTTCTGTCTGCTGAGAGCAAGG GTTTGCTATGCAGAGATATAAGTCCGGATGGATTTCGTTTCTATATTAACCTGTTCACCGAGATTGATCGAGATGATTTGCATTT AGTTAAAGATCATGGAATATATGCCACATGGGTAAGGGCAAACCATGCACCTCAATAG
- the LOC130936239 gene encoding heat stress transcription factor B-4-like codes for MGIVLDSNCESIVVSLETQKAVPAPFLTKTYELVDDAATDHIVSWGEDETTFVVWRPPDFARDLLPNYFKHNNFSSFVRQLNTYGFRKIVPDRWEFANDFFKKGEKHLLCEIHRRKTSHTHPHHQQLPSSINHNQNHFNNNIHLLPSPTTFYHPFHQHNNRVSISPDSDELPTWCDSDIISNTTTTTTTTASSSTLTALSQDNERLRRSNNILMSELAHMKKLYNDIIYFVQNHVKPVAPSNTYSSSFILPQHQPSSSSATTANCNAFSMLHKQVQQQQQQHQHHDYLNSPTNTSRSSITMIEDQSSNSCKTKLFGVSLQSNKKRVHPDYGFSHAFAETNNKARLVLGNDNDDYLGLNLMPPS; via the exons ATGGGAATCGTTTTGGACAGCAACTGCGAATCCATAGTGGTGTCGTTGGAGACACAGAAGGCGGTGCCGGCGCCCTTCCTCACCAAGACGTACGAGCTGGTGGACGACGCCGCCACCGATCACATTGTGTCGTGGGGAGAAGACGAAACCACCTTCGTTGTCTGGCGTCCTCCTGACTTCGCCCGCGACCTTCTTCCCAACTACTTCAAACATAATAACTTCTCCAGCTTCGTTCGCCAACTCAACACCTAT gGTTTCAGAAAGATTGTACCTGATAGATGGGAATTTGCAAATGACTTCTTCAAGAAAGGGGAGAAGCATTTGTTGTGTGAGATTCATAGAAGAAAAACATCACACACTCATCCTCATCATCAACAActaccatcatccatcaaccaTAACCAAAATCATTTTAACAACAATATTCATCTTCTTCCCTCTCCTACTACATTTTATCATCCTTTTCACCAACACAACAACCGAGTCAGCATCTCCCCTGACTCGGACGAGTTACCTACTTGGTGTGACTCGGACATTATTAGCAACACTACTACTACTACCACTACTACTGCTTCTTCATCAACGCTTACAGCACTCTCTCAAGACAACGAAAGATTAAGGAGAAGCAACAACATCTTAATGTCCGAACTAGCACACATGAAGAAGCTCTACAACGACATAATCTACTTCGTTCAGAATCATGTTAAGCCTGTCGCACCAAGCAACACTTACTCTTCGAGTTTCATTCTTCCACAACACcaaccttcttcttcttcagctaCGACCGCTAATTGCAACGCTTTCTCAATGTTGCATAAGCAAgtgcaacaacaacaacaacaacaccaACACCATGACTATTTGAATTCTCCAACAAACACATCGAGGAGTTCTATAACAATGATTGAAGACCAAAGTAGTAACAGTTGCAAGACCAAGCTATTTGGGGTGTCTCTTCAATCCAATAAGAAACGGGTGCACCCTGACTACGGATTTAGCCACGCTTTTGCGGAAACAAATAACAAGGCTCGTTTGGTGttgggaaatgataatgatgattATTTGGGATTGAATCTCATGCCTCCTTCTTAg
- the LOC130932601 gene encoding ABC transporter I family member 17-like isoform X2, whose translation MEVRDLRRVSDAGVPILKGISLEIPKGVIVGVIGPSGSGKSTLLRALNRLWEPPSASVFLDSRDICQLDVLSLRRKVGMLFQLPALFEGTVADNVRYGPSLSGKKLSDVEVCKLLMLADLDASFLHKSAAELSVGQAQRVALARTLANSPEVLLLDEPTSALDPISTENIEAALLKLNKNSGMTMIMVSHSIKQIQRIADVVCLIVDGEIVEILNPNQLSQANHPMAQRFLQLTT comes from the coding sequence ATGGAGGTACGCGATCTTCGGAGAGTGTCGGATGCAGGGGTCCCAATACTGAAGGGCATCAGTCTGGAAATCCCAAAGGGCGTCATAGTGGGAGTCATAGGCCCCAGTGGCAGCGGCAAGTCAACGCTCCTCAGGGCACTCAACCGCCTCTGGGAGCCTCCCTCAGCCTCCGTCTTCCTCGACTCCCGGGACATCTGCCAGCTCGACGTGCTCTCCCTCCGCCGCAAAGTCGGCATGCTGTTCCAGCTGCCCGCCCTCTTCGAAGGCACCGTAGCCGACAACGTGAGGTACGGCCCCAGCCTCAGCGGGAAGAAGCTTTCAGATGTTGAGGTATGTAAACTGTTGATGCTAGCGGACTTGGACGCTTCCTTCCTTCATAAGTCGGCGGCGGAGTTGTCAGTGGGTCAAGCACAGAGGGTTGCGCTGGCCAGAACTCTTGCTAATTCCCCCGAGGTTTTGCTGCTTGATGAGCCAACGAGTGCTTTAGATCCTATTTCCACGGAGAATATAGAGGCTGCACTGTTGAAGCTCAACAAGAATAGTGGCATGACCATGATTATGGTGTCTCACAGCATCAAACAAATACAGAGGATTGCTGACGTCGTCTGCCTCATCGTTGATGGTGAGATTGTTGAGATTCTAAACCCTAACCAACTCTCCCAAGCCAACCATCCCATGGCTCAGAGGTTCCTTCAACTCACCACTTAA
- the LOC130932601 gene encoding ABC transporter I family member 17-like isoform X1, producing the protein MSSLIDEWKEQLLEVENGEGHPKMEVRDLRRVSDAGVPILKGISLEIPKGVIVGVIGPSGSGKSTLLRALNRLWEPPSASVFLDSRDICQLDVLSLRRKVGMLFQLPALFEGTVADNVRYGPSLSGKKLSDVEVCKLLMLADLDASFLHKSAAELSVGQAQRVALARTLANSPEVLLLDEPTSALDPISTENIEAALLKLNKNSGMTMIMVSHSIKQIQRIADVVCLIVDGEIVEILNPNQLSQANHPMAQRFLQLTT; encoded by the exons ATGTCTTCTCTGATAG ATGAGTGGAAGGAGCAGCTTTTGGAGGTGGAGAATGGCGAAGGACACCCGAAAATGGAGGTACGCGATCTTCGGAGAGTGTCGGATGCAGGGGTCCCAATACTGAAGGGCATCAGTCTGGAAATCCCAAAGGGCGTCATAGTGGGAGTCATAGGCCCCAGTGGCAGCGGCAAGTCAACGCTCCTCAGGGCACTCAACCGCCTCTGGGAGCCTCCCTCAGCCTCCGTCTTCCTCGACTCCCGGGACATCTGCCAGCTCGACGTGCTCTCCCTCCGCCGCAAAGTCGGCATGCTGTTCCAGCTGCCCGCCCTCTTCGAAGGCACCGTAGCCGACAACGTGAGGTACGGCCCCAGCCTCAGCGGGAAGAAGCTTTCAGATGTTGAGGTATGTAAACTGTTGATGCTAGCGGACTTGGACGCTTCCTTCCTTCATAAGTCGGCGGCGGAGTTGTCAGTGGGTCAAGCACAGAGGGTTGCGCTGGCCAGAACTCTTGCTAATTCCCCCGAGGTTTTGCTGCTTGATGAGCCAACGAGTGCTTTAGATCCTATTTCCACGGAGAATATAGAGGCTGCACTGTTGAAGCTCAACAAGAATAGTGGCATGACCATGATTATGGTGTCTCACAGCATCAAACAAATACAGAGGATTGCTGACGTCGTCTGCCTCATCGTTGATGGTGAGATTGTTGAGATTCTAAACCCTAACCAACTCTCCCAAGCCAACCATCCCATGGCTCAGAGGTTCCTTCAACTCACCACTTAA